The following coding sequences lie in one Enterococcus sp. 9E7_DIV0242 genomic window:
- a CDS encoding GntR family transcriptional regulator — MAAKYQQIADEIRTKILNGEYPVGSVIPPELKLQEICQVSRHTIRQAIALLANEGFLRKEKGSGTYVDDRFMTREASEKRTKTIGVITTYLSDYIFPSIIRGIEETLRESGYSLLLASTGNDPQQERKCLESMIAQQVDGLIVEPTRSNQYNPNLSYYLSLKESGVPVVMINSHYEELDIPYISLDDVKAGFTATNFMLEQGLEELALIVKIDDLQGKLRMKGFIEAFEKKKRMFDSANIFTYTTEEKEQVVTRIAKKLLEKDNTIQGIVCYNDEIANSLAQYLSASGKQVPEDFSIIGQDDSYLSTAGEIPLTTISHPKEQLGRDAAQWMIRAIDKKIFGENILYEPEVIERQSTKKL; from the coding sequence ATGGCAGCCAAATACCAACAAATTGCGGATGAGATTCGCACGAAGATTTTAAATGGAGAATACCCAGTAGGCTCTGTTATACCACCGGAGCTGAAGCTGCAGGAAATCTGCCAAGTCAGCCGCCACACGATTCGCCAGGCGATTGCTTTGTTGGCGAATGAAGGCTTCCTTCGTAAGGAAAAGGGATCAGGTACATATGTGGATGATCGTTTTATGACAAGAGAGGCTTCGGAGAAACGGACAAAAACGATTGGTGTAATAACGACCTATCTTTCCGATTATATTTTTCCGTCCATTATACGCGGCATTGAGGAGACTCTTCGAGAAAGCGGCTATTCCTTGTTACTGGCAAGTACTGGAAACGATCCACAGCAGGAACGAAAATGCCTGGAAAGCATGATTGCTCAACAGGTAGATGGATTGATCGTTGAGCCGACTAGAAGCAATCAATACAATCCGAATTTATCCTACTACCTGTCTTTGAAAGAGTCTGGCGTACCTGTAGTGATGATCAATTCTCACTACGAGGAGCTGGACATTCCTTATATTAGTCTGGACGATGTCAAAGCTGGTTTTACTGCGACCAATTTCATGCTGGAACAAGGGCTGGAAGAGCTTGCACTGATTGTAAAAATCGATGATTTGCAAGGCAAGCTAAGGATGAAAGGGTTCATCGAAGCCTTTGAAAAGAAAAAGCGGATGTTTGATTCAGCAAATATTTTTACGTATACAACAGAGGAAAAGGAGCAAGTTGTTACACGGATTGCTAAAAAGCTCTTAGAAAAGGACAATACGATCCAAGGAATTGTCTGTTACAATGATGAAATCGCCAATTCTCTCGCACAATACCTATCTGCTTCTGGTAAACAGGTACCGGAGGATTTTTCGATTATTGGACAGGATGATTCCTATCTGAGTACAGCGGGTGAAATCCCATTAACGACCATCAGCCATCCAAAGGAACAATTAGGTCGAGATGCTGCGCAATGGATGATTCGAGCGATTGATAAGAAAATTTTTGGTGAGAATATTCTTTATGAGCCAGAAGTGATCGAAAGACAGTCGACAAAGAAACTTTGA
- a CDS encoding glycoside hydrolase family 1 protein, translating into MHLRKDFLWGGAISANQVEGAWNSDDKGMSVADVAVFKPSIDVKDYKAHNTITSEMIADAKNDPETKWYPKRRGIDFYHRYQEDIQLFAEMGFKALRISIAWTRLFPTGEEEQANAAGIEFYRNVFEELKKNNIEPIVTLSHYEMPLALSEKYNGWVERKLVDLFVKYAEVCFKEFGSYVKYWLTFNEIDSVGRHPFITAGIVEDQCIDYSLEEAVYQALHHQYVAAALATKRCHEIIPGSQMGCMLTKLTTYPTTCKPEDVLLALESNLNNYAHADIQIFGKYPQLYEQQLRNKGIKIIKTAIDDQILEENTADYLAFSYYMSRTESADSNREQTAGNTIMGVKNPYLPSTEWGWQIDSVGLKISLLELQDRYNVPLIIVENGMGAKDECTSDGEIHDTYRIDYLRKHIKEMVEAVELGVDLFGYTSWAPIDSISVSTSQMSKRYGYIYVDQDDLGEGTLERVRKESFFWYKNVISSNGEVLE; encoded by the coding sequence ATGCACTTGCGTAAAGATTTTTTATGGGGAGGCGCTATTTCGGCTAATCAGGTCGAAGGTGCTTGGAATAGTGATGACAAGGGAATGTCAGTAGCAGATGTGGCAGTTTTCAAGCCAAGTATAGATGTAAAAGATTACAAGGCACATAACACTATAACGAGTGAAATGATTGCTGATGCAAAAAATGATCCGGAAACAAAATGGTATCCGAAACGCCGAGGGATCGATTTCTATCACAGGTATCAAGAGGATATTCAGTTATTTGCTGAAATGGGTTTTAAGGCTTTAAGAATTTCGATTGCCTGGACTCGGTTATTTCCAACAGGAGAAGAAGAGCAAGCGAACGCTGCTGGTATTGAATTTTATAGAAATGTATTTGAAGAGCTGAAGAAAAATAATATCGAACCAATTGTTACCCTATCACATTATGAAATGCCATTGGCCTTATCTGAAAAATACAATGGTTGGGTAGAGAGAAAGCTAGTGGATCTTTTTGTAAAGTATGCGGAAGTCTGCTTTAAGGAATTCGGCAGCTATGTAAAATATTGGCTGACTTTCAATGAAATCGACAGTGTAGGTCGCCATCCCTTTATAACAGCAGGAATCGTTGAAGATCAATGTATCGACTATTCTTTAGAGGAGGCTGTTTATCAAGCGTTGCATCATCAATATGTTGCGGCAGCTTTGGCAACAAAACGGTGCCATGAAATAATTCCGGGGAGTCAAATGGGCTGTATGTTAACCAAATTGACCACCTACCCAACAACCTGTAAACCAGAAGATGTGTTGCTGGCACTAGAGAGTAATTTGAACAATTATGCACACGCCGATATTCAAATATTTGGGAAATATCCTCAACTGTATGAGCAACAGTTAAGGAATAAGGGCATCAAAATCATTAAAACTGCTATAGATGATCAGATTTTGGAAGAAAATACGGCAGATTATCTAGCCTTTAGCTACTATATGTCACGTACAGAATCTGCTGATTCCAATAGAGAGCAAACGGCAGGAAACACGATAATGGGGGTGAAAAACCCTTATCTTCCGTCAACTGAATGGGGCTGGCAAATCGATTCAGTTGGGTTAAAAATATCCTTATTAGAGTTGCAGGACCGCTACAATGTTCCTTTGATCATTGTGGAAAATGGTATGGGCGCGAAGGATGAATGTACGTCTGACGGAGAGATCCATGATACTTATAGAATTGATTATTTAAGAAAGCATATCAAGGAGATGGTGGAGGCGGTTGAATTAGGAGTGGATTTATTTGGCTATACTAGCTGGGCACCTATTGATTCAATCAGTGTTTCTACTTCACAGATGAGTAAACGATATGGTTATATTTATGTTGATCAAGACGATCTGGGAGAAGGCACCTTGGAGAGAGTAAGGAAAGAATCATTTTTCTGGTATAAAAACGTCATTAGTAGCAATGGTGAAGTCTTGGAATAG
- a CDS encoding alpha-N-arabinofuranosidase — protein MGRAVYEGIYQPNHPSADENGFRKDVLELVKELNVPLVRYPGGNFLSGYNWEDGVGPVSERPKRLDLAWRTTETNEVGLHEFYEWAKKADTEINMAVNLGTRGIDAARNLVEYCNYNGESYWSDLRKENGLNEPLNIKTWCLGNEMDGPWQIGHKTAEEYGRLAAETAKAMKLVDDSIELVVCGSSHSHMPTFGEWELEVLEHTYDYVDYLSLHQYYGNQEDDLENYLARSLDMDEFITGVTAMCDAIKAKKHSKKQINLSFDEWNIWYHSNAHDEKVKPWQIAPPLLEDHYNFEDALLLGCLLITLLKHSDRVKIACLAQLVNVIAPIMTNPEGEAWKQTIFYPFMQVSNYGRGTVLQPLIESETYATKDFEKVPYLESIAVLNEEENELVIFAVNRGREALDFEIGFGDLAIEAVAEFSQLSGFEIKEVNTEQDGRIKPVPSEEYTMNAAGITCQLQPLSWNMIRCTLK, from the coding sequence ATGGGTCGAGCGGTTTATGAGGGGATCTATCAACCGAATCACCCGTCAGCAGATGAAAATGGTTTTAGAAAAGACGTTTTAGAACTGGTAAAGGAATTGAATGTGCCGTTAGTACGTTATCCCGGCGGAAATTTTTTATCTGGGTATAACTGGGAGGATGGCGTTGGACCTGTAAGTGAACGACCAAAACGCTTGGATTTAGCTTGGCGAACGACCGAGACAAATGAGGTGGGCCTGCACGAATTCTATGAATGGGCCAAAAAAGCGGACACAGAAATCAATATGGCGGTCAATCTGGGAACTCGGGGAATCGATGCTGCAAGAAATTTAGTGGAATACTGCAATTATAATGGAGAAAGCTATTGGAGCGACCTGAGAAAAGAAAATGGATTGAACGAACCGTTGAACATCAAGACCTGGTGTCTTGGCAATGAAATGGATGGTCCTTGGCAAATTGGTCATAAAACAGCGGAAGAATACGGACGGCTGGCAGCTGAGACAGCTAAAGCCATGAAGCTGGTCGATGATTCGATTGAGTTGGTTGTTTGCGGTAGCTCCCATAGTCACATGCCGACATTTGGTGAGTGGGAACTGGAAGTTTTAGAGCATACTTATGACTATGTCGATTATCTCTCATTGCATCAATACTATGGAAACCAAGAAGACGATCTTGAAAACTATCTTGCGCGTTCATTGGATATGGATGAATTTATCACAGGTGTCACGGCTATGTGCGATGCGATAAAGGCGAAAAAGCATAGTAAAAAGCAGATAAATCTTTCATTTGATGAATGGAACATTTGGTATCACAGCAATGCGCATGATGAGAAAGTTAAGCCTTGGCAAATCGCACCACCACTACTTGAAGATCATTACAATTTTGAGGATGCTCTTTTACTGGGATGTCTGTTGATCACGTTGCTAAAGCATAGCGACCGAGTGAAGATTGCTTGTTTGGCACAGTTGGTCAATGTCATTGCACCGATCATGACCAATCCCGAAGGGGAAGCGTGGAAGCAGACTATTTTCTATCCGTTCATGCAGGTATCAAACTATGGTAGGGGAACGGTTCTACAACCGTTGATCGAATCGGAGACCTATGCGACCAAGGATTTTGAAAAGGTTCCTTATCTTGAATCGATTGCTGTATTGAATGAAGAAGAAAATGAATTAGTCATTTTTGCTGTCAATCGAGGACGTGAAGCGCTGGATTTTGAAATCGGTTTCGGTGATCTGGCTATTGAAGCAGTCGCAGAATTTTCTCAGCTAAGCGGATTTGAAATCAAAGAGGTAAACACTGAGCAGGATGGGCGTATCAAGCCTGTTCCTTCAGAGGAATATACAATGAATGCTGCTGGTATCACCTGTCAATTGCAACCGTTGTCTTGGAATATGATCAGATGCACACTGAAATAA
- a CDS encoding carbohydrate ABC transporter permease translates to MVTESTLVTVEKKRKKVSVKKVLSTIGMILVLLIIAFPFLWLIISSFKYEKDIISFPPKIFADNYTLDNYIKVWSTIPLLDYIKNTVIFAGGTVITSIFFDSLAGYAFARMHFKGKSALFYFVLLTMMIPFQVFMIPLFIEVNLLGMLDTYAGLIIPRMTTAFGIFMMRSFFITLPASLEEAARIDGLNEFGIFWKIMLPLSKPTLLSLAIFTLMNSWNDLLYPLILTSSSKMRTLPAGLALFSGQNISFYGPVMAGTVISMLPLLIIYIFAQKYFVQGTAMSGMKE, encoded by the coding sequence ATGGTAACGGAAAGTACACTTGTAACGGTAGAGAAAAAACGAAAAAAAGTCAGTGTGAAAAAAGTTCTGAGTACGATTGGCATGATTTTGGTCCTGTTGATTATTGCCTTTCCTTTTCTTTGGCTGATCATCTCCTCCTTCAAATATGAGAAGGATATCATATCTTTTCCACCGAAAATTTTTGCAGATAACTATACATTGGATAACTATATTAAGGTCTGGTCAACGATCCCGTTGCTGGACTATATCAAAAATACAGTGATCTTTGCTGGCGGTACAGTGATCACCTCGATTTTCTTTGACTCACTGGCAGGCTATGCCTTTGCTCGGATGCACTTCAAAGGAAAATCTGCGTTGTTCTATTTTGTTCTGCTAACCATGATGATTCCGTTTCAGGTCTTCATGATCCCGTTATTCATCGAGGTCAATTTATTGGGAATGCTGGATACGTATGCCGGATTGATCATTCCAAGAATGACGACAGCTTTTGGGATTTTCATGATGCGTTCTTTCTTTATTACATTACCGGCTTCTTTGGAAGAAGCGGCACGAATCGATGGCTTGAATGAATTTGGTATCTTCTGGAAGATCATGCTGCCTTTGAGCAAGCCGACATTACTTTCATTGGCGATCTTCACATTGATGAATAGCTGGAATGACTTACTGTATCCGCTGATTCTAACAAGTAGTTCTAAAATGCGGACGCTGCCAGCCGGATTAGCGCTGTTCTCAGGGCAGAACATTTCGTTTTATGGACCGGTTATGGCAGGAACGGTGATTTCTATGCTGCCATTGTTGATCATCTACATTTTTGCACAGAAATACTTTGTTCAAGGAACCGCAATGTCAGGCATGAAGGAATAG
- a CDS encoding DUF805 domain-containing protein encodes MIEAYKEYWSNITVMDARATRGQYWWPQVLNYLVLFIYGMITNISQYYNFETQEFIKLNIYAFIFMGLTFAIWLANFTVRARRLHDTNRSNWWVLVYLIPLFGPIIMFVFMVLPSKSYSRWSVNQSELS; translated from the coding sequence ATGATAGAAGCATATAAAGAATATTGGAGTAACATAACGGTAATGGATGCAAGAGCAACTAGAGGGCAATATTGGTGGCCTCAAGTGCTGAACTATCTTGTATTATTCATCTATGGTATGATCACGAATATTTCTCAGTATTATAATTTTGAGACTCAGGAATTTATCAAGCTGAATATCTACGCCTTTATCTTTATGGGGCTGACCTTCGCAATTTGGCTGGCGAATTTTACCGTGCGTGCGCGTCGTCTGCATGATACGAATCGTAGTAACTGGTGGGTGTTAGTTTATCTTATCCCATTATTTGGACCAATCATCATGTTTGTTTTCATGGTATTGCCAAGCAAATCTTATTCTCGTTGGTCTGTGAATCAATCAGAGCTGTCTTAA
- a CDS encoding ABC transporter substrate-binding protein codes for MRFKKLLLGSMALASAGLLAACGGGKSASEGDSGDAVTLTFWNGFTASDGEILQDIVDDFNKSNDKNITVEMDVMTWANLNEKLPPAISSKTAPDFIALNYADFAQYVENGAVQTLDDFWKYDGVDKSDFTETAVDLGVVNEQQYFIPMQVQGMYMYWNKDLFEKAGLDTAEPPRTWEQLTEMAPKLTDSGANVSGFVFNKDGTAPLYNWMLANGGKLVSDDYTKSEFDSPENLATLKAIQKMIHVDKTGPESISGAEMDNLMNAGQLAIELNGPWLNNGLKANEINYSVTTLPQATEDGEKSAILDGVGYAIPASTDSNKKEAIYEFLKYWNTTEIGKKWSVENGFPAYLNSVAEDDEVKNNEIVSELSKQMDYAEPFLPGFAKIAAINNDIINPLIEKLLAGDDPEKLMKDADKAINDLLSQ; via the coding sequence ATGAGATTTAAAAAACTTTTATTAGGGTCAATGGCACTTGCCTCAGCAGGACTACTGGCAGCGTGCGGGGGAGGTAAATCAGCTTCCGAAGGTGATTCAGGAGATGCAGTCACGTTGACTTTCTGGAACGGTTTTACTGCTTCGGATGGTGAAATATTGCAAGATATCGTAGATGATTTCAATAAGAGCAACGATAAGAATATCACAGTTGAAATGGATGTGATGACTTGGGCAAACTTGAATGAAAAACTGCCGCCGGCAATCTCATCTAAAACAGCACCGGATTTCATTGCATTGAATTATGCGGATTTTGCCCAATATGTAGAAAATGGCGCAGTCCAAACATTGGATGATTTTTGGAAATATGACGGAGTAGATAAATCAGACTTCACCGAAACGGCGGTCGATTTAGGTGTAGTCAATGAACAACAATACTTTATCCCGATGCAGGTACAGGGGATGTACATGTATTGGAACAAGGATTTATTTGAAAAAGCCGGACTGGACACGGCAGAGCCGCCAAGAACATGGGAACAGTTGACAGAGATGGCTCCGAAGCTGACAGACAGCGGTGCGAATGTATCAGGCTTTGTTTTTAATAAGGATGGTACTGCACCTCTATATAACTGGATGCTTGCGAATGGTGGAAAGCTAGTTAGTGATGATTATACAAAATCAGAGTTTGATTCTCCTGAAAATTTAGCAACCTTAAAAGCGATTCAAAAAATGATTCATGTCGACAAAACTGGACCGGAATCTATTTCCGGAGCTGAAATGGATAACTTGATGAATGCCGGACAATTAGCAATCGAGCTGAATGGCCCTTGGCTGAACAATGGATTGAAAGCCAATGAAATCAATTACAGTGTGACGACCCTACCTCAAGCAACAGAGGATGGTGAAAAATCAGCAATCCTTGACGGTGTAGGTTATGCGATCCCTGCAAGTACAGACAGCAATAAGAAGGAAGCAATTTATGAGTTCCTGAAATACTGGAATACGACTGAAATTGGTAAAAAATGGAGTGTGGAAAATGGCTTCCCTGCCTATCTAAACTCTGTAGCAGAAGATGATGAAGTGAAGAATAACGAAATCGTTTCTGAACTTTCAAAACAAATGGACTATGCAGAACCATTCTTACCGGGCTTCGCAAAAATTGCGGCTATTAATAATGACATCATCAACCCGTTGATTGAAAAATTATTGGCAGGCGATGATCCGGAAAAATTGATGAAGGATGCTGACAAAGCAATCAATGACTTGTTGAGTCAATAA
- a CDS encoding PRD domain-containing protein yields the protein MIIKKILNPNTILAVDDDQQEFVFFGKGIGYSRELGQAVADEDVNRVFIPVDNLQMQEYLRLFDSIPAVYFDIAQQIIKKAEEVLGTTLNTSVFFTLSDHLNFAVERQKNGLNILNRVYWEIKNYYPMEFSVGEFALKLLKRELGQVLPPEEAANIAFHVINAQNVGSSTSKGMEYAKLVGGISDIVKYELGINFDREDVHYQRFITHLKFFAERYFEGKMITENDAGLFEQIAQLYPKALTVAFNVKDYVELLNTEKITKEEIAYLTVHINRLMCNKKIDEK from the coding sequence ATGATTATCAAAAAAATCCTGAACCCTAATACCATTCTAGCGGTGGATGATGATCAGCAAGAGTTTGTATTTTTTGGAAAAGGAATTGGCTATAGTAGAGAATTGGGGCAGGCTGTTGCTGATGAAGATGTGAATCGTGTCTTTATTCCTGTAGACAATTTACAAATGCAAGAATACCTGCGTCTGTTTGATTCTATACCAGCTGTTTATTTTGATATTGCTCAGCAAATTATAAAGAAAGCCGAAGAAGTATTGGGAACAACGCTTAATACAAGTGTATTCTTTACCTTGAGTGACCATTTGAACTTTGCCGTTGAAAGACAAAAGAACGGGTTGAATATCCTAAACCGAGTATATTGGGAAATCAAAAACTATTACCCGATGGAATTTTCAGTTGGTGAGTTTGCGTTGAAACTGTTGAAGCGAGAGTTAGGTCAGGTATTGCCTCCAGAAGAGGCAGCCAATATCGCTTTTCATGTCATCAATGCTCAAAATGTCGGCTCATCTACAAGTAAAGGGATGGAGTATGCCAAGCTAGTAGGTGGAATATCGGATATCGTTAAATATGAGCTTGGAATAAATTTTGATCGTGAAGATGTACATTATCAACGTTTTATTACACACCTCAAATTTTTTGCAGAGAGATATTTTGAAGGGAAAATGATTACAGAAAACGATGCAGGCCTATTTGAACAAATTGCACAGCTATATCCCAAAGCACTAACCGTTGCTTTTAATGTCAAGGATTATGTGGAGCTGTTGAACACTGAGAAGATTACCAAAGAGGAGATTGCATATTTGACTGTTCATATCAATCGACTAATGTGTAACAAAAAAATCGATGAGAAATAA
- a CDS encoding ArsR/SmtB family transcription factor has translation MQLEVNEESLPVYEALASKVRINIIQLLSKNKMSVKELATALGLSSAIITMHIKKLEEANIIKTEKVGQKKISSLRVDKIDINFPEKIFNAFDFKETFIPVGHYTNYLIEPTCGLATINEFIGDVDEPKYFMDARRMDARILWFTQGFVEYQTPNFLSENEKLEMLEISMEISSEFPFANDNWPSDITFTLNGVELGTWTSPGDFADIRGKYTPDWYPDNLNQYGLLKTIRITKHLTNMDGVSLSDITIADIPSNEDTWHLRMEVKEDAKNVGGCTLFGRGFGNYDQDIKIKVFYS, from the coding sequence ATGCAATTAGAAGTCAACGAAGAATCCTTACCTGTATACGAAGCGTTAGCTAGTAAAGTAAGGATCAATATTATTCAACTGCTGTCAAAAAATAAAATGAGCGTCAAAGAATTAGCAACTGCTCTTGGATTAAGCAGTGCAATCATTACTATGCACATCAAAAAATTAGAGGAAGCCAATATCATCAAAACTGAAAAAGTTGGGCAAAAGAAAATTTCCAGTCTACGAGTAGATAAAATCGATATCAACTTTCCGGAAAAAATATTCAATGCTTTTGACTTTAAGGAAACCTTTATTCCTGTGGGTCATTATACAAATTACTTGATTGAACCAACCTGTGGGCTGGCAACAATCAATGAGTTTATTGGCGATGTTGATGAACCAAAATACTTTATGGATGCCAGAAGAATGGATGCACGAATCCTCTGGTTCACGCAGGGCTTTGTGGAATACCAGACCCCAAATTTTCTTTCTGAAAATGAAAAATTGGAAATGCTGGAAATTTCAATGGAAATCTCTTCTGAATTCCCCTTTGCCAACGATAACTGGCCCTCTGACATCACATTTACATTGAATGGGGTGGAATTAGGGACTTGGACAAGCCCGGGAGATTTTGCCGATATCCGAGGTAAATATACACCGGATTGGTATCCCGATAATCTAAATCAATACGGACTACTGAAAACGATCCGCATCACGAAGCATCTGACAAACATGGACGGTGTTTCTCTTTCTGATATCACCATCGCAGATATCCCAAGCAACGAAGACACGTGGCATCTACGTATGGAAGTCAAAGAAGACGCCAAAAACGTCGGCGGCTGCACCCTATTCGGACGCGGCTTCGGAAACTACGACCAAGACATCAAGATCAAAGTTTTTTATAGCTAG
- a CDS encoding carbohydrate ABC transporter permease, whose product MKSLARYWNRPSRAAYLFLAPSFLILLMFTVVPLLGTFAISFTDLNIFFTNRNIVGLDNFMRIFSDERAINSLIHTLYFTILETPLQIIVGLFAAVILSKNTRFNRFCRSTFYIPVICSLTSIAIIFSMLLDPNVGAIPYLFSQVGLPIPQFFRDPTLAMPTVAIMTVWKNFGVTMTILLTAIQGISPSLYESAEMDGATNRQQFFNITLPQIVPSLGFCILTNLIGSMQVFDQVYVATAGGPQFKTETAVQYIYSRGFTAPYELGYASALSSILFVIIAAIAISTNLYMSRKEKQMK is encoded by the coding sequence TTGAAATCATTAGCCAGATATTGGAACAGACCCAGTCGAGCAGCCTATCTGTTTTTAGCACCATCCTTTTTGATTCTTTTAATGTTTACGGTTGTTCCATTGTTAGGAACCTTTGCCATCAGCTTTACTGATTTGAATATTTTCTTTACAAATCGAAATATCGTTGGTCTCGATAATTTTATGCGCATCTTCAGCGACGAACGAGCAATCAATTCACTGATACATACCCTATATTTCACGATACTGGAAACACCTTTGCAGATTATTGTCGGCCTATTTGCGGCTGTGATTCTGTCAAAAAATACCAGATTCAACAGATTTTGCCGATCTACTTTCTATATACCGGTCATCTGTTCCTTGACCTCTATAGCCATTATATTCTCCATGCTGCTGGACCCGAATGTCGGCGCTATTCCTTACCTGTTTTCTCAAGTAGGTTTGCCGATCCCTCAGTTTTTCAGAGATCCTACCTTGGCAATGCCAACTGTGGCAATCATGACTGTGTGGAAAAACTTTGGGGTAACGATGACGATCCTGTTGACAGCGATTCAAGGGATTTCACCGTCACTTTATGAGTCTGCTGAGATGGATGGTGCCACGAATCGTCAACAGTTTTTCAATATCACGTTGCCGCAAATCGTCCCTTCACTGGGTTTTTGTATATTGACGAATTTGATTGGTTCAATGCAGGTATTTGACCAAGTGTATGTAGCAACTGCCGGAGGTCCGCAGTTCAAGACAGAGACGGCTGTACAGTATATCTACAGTCGTGGGTTTACGGCGCCGTATGAACTTGGCTATGCTTCAGCGCTGTCGTCCATTTTATTCGTGATCATTGCGGCGATAGCAATTTCTACCAATCTGTATATGTCGCGTAAAGAAAAACAAATGAAGTAG
- a CDS encoding DUF624 domain-containing protein has protein sequence MKLVETKIYAQLIVLSDYLLLGLLWVIASLPIVTLVPASTAVLYVMKQWQGGTTGSIFYHFFTGIKKHLVVNMLLSALTVAILAAANLLLQENSQLLLISGYVVSIIYLMFLLSWIDNCSQSEKQSAFRLFEQSSLDVVVAFAGNLLGTILIVLFTLLVFLFPPFIFLFAGAVWKLLQLILSRKRRVIE, from the coding sequence ATGAAATTGGTTGAAACGAAAATCTATGCACAGCTGATCGTACTTTCAGATTATCTGTTACTTGGTCTGCTTTGGGTGATTGCTTCTTTACCGATCGTGACCCTTGTGCCGGCATCAACAGCTGTTCTGTATGTGATGAAGCAGTGGCAGGGCGGAACGACCGGAAGTATTTTTTATCACTTTTTCACTGGGATCAAAAAGCATCTGGTTGTTAACATGTTGCTGAGTGCTCTGACCGTGGCTATTCTTGCTGCCGCGAATCTATTGTTGCAGGAAAACAGCCAGTTGTTGCTGATCAGCGGCTATGTTGTTTCTATTATCTATTTGATGTTTTTACTTTCGTGGATCGATAATTGCAGTCAGTCAGAAAAGCAATCCGCTTTTCGACTATTTGAACAAAGCTCGCTAGATGTAGTGGTTGCATTTGCAGGAAATTTGCTGGGCACGATCCTGATTGTTCTTTTTACACTATTGGTCTTTTTGTTTCCGCCATTTATTTTCCTCTTTGCCGGGGCTGTGTGGAAACTGCTCCAGCTTATACTATCTAGAAAGCGCAGGGTGATCGAATGA